From the Prochlorococcus marinus str. AS9601 genome, the window TTTGGTAATGCAGTGAATATGACCTTAATAAAATCTTTGGCAAAGAAATATGACTTAAAAGTAATTGAAGATTGTGCTCAGGCAACATGCACAATGTGGGAAACTTCCAAAGTTGGTAGTATCGGTGATATAGGCTGTTTTAGCTTTTTCCCTACTAAAAATTTAGGAGCTGCTGGAGATGGTGGAGCAGTAACAACTTCAGATAAGGAGATTGCAAAAAAAATTAGAGAACTGGCTGTTCATGGCAGCCCAATAAGATATCACCATACCCAAATTGGATATAACAGCAGACTTGATACCATTCAAGCTGCCATATTAAACATTAAAATTAAATATATTTCTAAGTGGATTAATTATCGCCAAAAAATTGCTAATAATTATCTTGATTTATTAGAAAAAAATCCATTTATAAGTTTTCCAAAAATTAGTTCTGATTCAATTTCCCATTCTTGGAATCAATTTGTAATCAAATTAAGAAACGATGAATATTCTTTAAATGAAGATTTTTCAAATTTATTTGATACTGATTGCAAAAAATACTATTCCTTAAGGAATTTGGTAAAACAACAACTTTTCGAAAAAGGTATTAATTCAATTATTTATTATCCAATTCCAATACACGCACAAATAGCTTACAAAAATAAAAATTTTTCTAGAACAAAACTCATTAATACAGAGAGAATTTGTACTGAAGTTCTTAGTCTGCCAATGTTTCCTGAAATTTCTTATGAAGAGCAAGTTTATGTAGCAGAAAATCTAAATAAAGTTTTAAAGAATTGTATAGAGGAAATTCAAATTTCAGCATAAAGTGATTTAAATAATCTTTGTTGTATCTTGTGATTGACAATAGGGCTTGAATAATCATTTTTTTCTAAATTAGATATATCCCCATTTAATAATTCTGAATTTGACACTTTAGATAATTCAGGAATCCAATATTTTATATATTCGCAAATAGGATCAAATTTTTTTGCTTGGGTATATGGATTAAAAATTCTAAGAGGTTTTGGATCCATACCGCTACTTGCGCTCCACTGCCATCCCCCATTATTTGCAGCTAAGTCTCCATCAACCAAAGTCTCCATAAATTTTTTCTCGCCCATTTGCCAATTGCATATAAGATCTTTTACCAGAAATGAAGCGACTATCATCCTACATCTGTTATGCATCCAGCCAGTACTATTTAGTTGACGCATTGCAGCATCAACTATAGGTACTCCGGTCTCTCCGTTGCTCCAATGCTGAAACCATTCATTATTGTTTTGCCATCGAAAGTGATCCCATTTTTTTCTATAGGGACCTTTCTCTAGCTCTGGGAAATGGAATAAGCAATGTTGATAAAATTCACGCCAAACAAGTTCTTTTTGCCAAGTTTCAATTGATAGATAATTTCCTTGATTTTCCAAATCTGAATTTAAATTTAAAGTGGCGTTCCAAACTTTTCTAATGCTGATGGTACCGAATCTGAGAGATGCACTTAGAAAAGATGTCCCATTATGGGAAGGAAAATCTCGTGCAGAATTATAAGAATATATTTTTTTTTCGTTAATGAAGTTTTCTAATAATGTTTCTGCAGCATTCTCTCCAGGTTTACATGGACAAATATTCGAACCAGGAAATTTGATATTTTTGATAAATTTCTCTAAAACCGAATCAGATGAATTTATTGTCTTATCTTTGAGTTTATTATCAATATCTTTAAACTGGAAACCAACTTTATCTTGTTCATATAAACCTAATAAATTCATTTTTGATTTAAGGTTTTTATAAAAAGGTCCATAAACTGAATAAGGATTATTATTCCCTGAAAATATTTTTAAAGGTTCTACTAATAAGTGATCCCAAGTTTCAATAACTTGAATGTTTTGTTCTTTTAAATTTTTTTTTATTTGTAAATCGCGATTAATCTCATAAGGTTCAATTGATCTATTCCAAAAAACAAATTTAGCATTTATTTTCTTTGCTAATTTGGGAATTATTAATACCGGATCTCCTTCTTCCATAACTAATCTACTACCCATTTTTTTCCAATTATTTCCTAATTCTTGAAGTGAATTTCCTAGAAACCAAGCTCTTGAACTTGCATTGAAATCGTGTGAGTAATTTTTATCAAATATATAGGTTGAAGTAATAGCATTTGATAATGAAAATGCTTTGATTAAAGCTTGATTATCAAATATTCTTAAATCCTTTCTATGCCAGAAAAGTATTCTAGGTTTATTCATAATTTATCTAAAAATTGTTTAGCTCTAAACCAAGCCGTCACGGTTTTTGCGTCAAGAATTTCATCCCCACTAGAAATAAGATTATCTAGTTCGTCGGGATCTAAAATTAATACTTCTATGTCTTCATCTAAATCTCCTTCAACTTTGTAATTGAGTTTGTTTAAATCACGAGCTAAAAATAAATATATTTCTTCATCTGCATAACCAGGAGCAGGGACAAGAGTTCCTAGTTCATCCCATTTGTTTGCACTGAAACCAGTCTCTTCTTGGATTTCTCTTTGAATTGAATTAATAGGTGTTTCACCTATTTCTAATGTACCTGCTGGAAATTCTAATAAATACCTTGAAACAGCAAATCTATATTGCCGAAGAATGATAACTTTATTGTCTTTTGTAATAGGTACGGCTAATGCTGCCCCAGGATGCTTAATGTATCCATATTCACCTTCGTGTCCATTTGGAAGCTGAATTCTATTTATTTCGAAACTAAATTTTTTAGACTTTAACTCAGATATTTTTTCTTTAAAAATGGATCTCTTTAGAAGATTTTTGTTGCCCATGAATTGTAAATGAAAATAGCCTAACAGTTATTTTTTGGTTTTGTAAATCAATTAATAGACCATTTTGGATCATCAAACTTTGTTATTTTTTGGCTTCTACTTAGGATTTCAGATAGAGGTGTAATAACGAAATTCCGATTCATGAATCTAGGGTGAGGTAATGTTAGTTCCTCGTCAATCGTATGAAAATCTTCCCACCAAAGAATATCTAAATCGAGACATCTTGATAACCATTTCTTACCCTTTGGCGTCTTTTCTCGTCCGAAAAATTTCTCTAACTTTTTTAGCTCTTTTAAAAGTAACTTCGCGTTTTTATTTGATGGTTTAGGGAAAGAATTACTTTTTATAAGTAATAGAGTATTTAAATAATTTGGCTGCTCATTTTCAACACCATGAGGTAATGTCTCATAAATTGAAGACCAAAAAAAGTTTGCATGAAATTCGCTTTTCTCTTCTTTTTTTTCGTTGGAACTATCTCCCCACTCATTTATTATTTCCTCTATTTTTGGTTTGCAAATTAATAGTGACTCAAGAGGGCTTCCGAATTTACTATCAATATTTGCTCCGAGGGATATACATAGGCCATTTTTGATATTAAGATTTGATAATTCCACTACAAAAAACAAAGTTATTGGATAAATTCTATATCAGGCATTTTTAAAGTGATTTTGAAACCCGAGTTACAAGAAAAAGGAGAAATAAAAGATTTAATGAAGTCAAAGGATTCTTTTAGAGCTTTCCCTTTGGCCGCAATTACAGGTCATAGCTTATTGAAATTATCTTTACTTTTAGCTGCAGTTGATCCCAGTTTAGGGGGAGTGATTATTGCTGGCGGAAGAGGTACTGGCAAATCAGTATTAGCGAGGGGTTTACATACTTTACTTCCTCCCATAGAGGTATTAAATAATGAATTAATACTGGAAAAGCTAACTGAGAAAAATAGTGGTACTTCATTAAAACCTATTGGTAGGAACCTAGATCCAGATAAGCCAGAGGAATGGGATATTAGTACTAATAAATTGTTGGAGGAGGTAATTGGAAGTGATTATTTGAATCAAATTGAAGAAATTCCGAAAAAAGTAAGAGAGGCTCCATTTATTCAAGTACCCATTGGTATAACTGAGGATAGGCTTGTTGGATCAATTGATGTCGCTGCATCATTAAGTACGGGGGAACAAGTATTTCAACCCGGTATTTTAGCAGAGGCTCATAGGGGTGTTCTTTATGTAGACGATATAAATTTATTAGATGATGGTATTGTAAATTTGATTCTTGAAGCTACAGGTAGAGAGAAAAATAATATTGAAAGAGATGGTTTAAGTCTTTCTCATCCTTGTAAGTCACTTTTAATAGCAACTTATAATCCTGAAGAAGGTGCTTTAAGAGATCATGTTTTAGATCGTTTTGCTATTGTGCTTTCAGCAGATCAATCTATTGATAATGCTCAAAGAGTTGAGATTACAAAATCTGTTTTATCACACGCAGAAAATAATATTAAATTTTCGGAAAAATGGTCGGAAGAATCCGATAATTTATCTACTCAATTAATTTTGGCAAGGCAATGGTTAAAGGATGTCAAGATAACAAAAGAGCAAATAACCTATTTAGTGAATGAAGCTCTTAGGGGAGGTGTAGAAGGGCATAGGTCAGAATTATTTGCAGTAAAAGTAGCAAAGGCTAATGCAGCTCTTCGAGGCGATGAGAATGTAAATTCTGAGGATCTAAAAGTCGCAGTAAGGTTAGTTATTCTTCCACGAGCAATGCAAGTACCTCCAGACGATGATGATATACAGCCACCCCCTCCGGAGGATCAGAGTCCCCCACCTCCACCTCAATCAAATAATGAAGAGTCTGAACCTGAAGCTAATGAAAATGATGATAATCAAGAGCAAGAACAAGAGGAAGATAATTCTGATGGAGAAGAAGAATCTACTCCAGAAATTCCTGAAGAATTTATATTAGATCCTGAGGCATGTATGGTTGATCCTGATTTATTGCTTTTTTCATCAGCTAAAGCTAAAGCTGGAAATAGCGGTAGTAGATCAGTCATATTTAGTGACAGTAGAGGAAGATATGTAAAACCTATTATTCCAAGAGGTAAAGTAAAAAGAATTGCTGTAGATGCTACTCTTCGAGCTGCTGCGCCCTATCAAAAATCCAGAAGATTAAGGAACCCTAATAAATCAATAGTTATTGAAGAAAATGATTTTAGGGCAAAGCTTCTTCAAAAAAAGGCGGGGGCTTTAGTAATTTTTCTCGTTGATGCAAGTGGCTCTATGGCTTTAAATAGAATGCAAAGTGCCAAAGGCGCTGTAATAAGACTTTTAACAGAGGCATATGAGAATAGAGATGAAGTAGCTCTTATTCCTTTTAGAGGTAACCAGGCCGAAGTGCTTTTGCCTCCAACGAGATCAATAACTGCAGCGAAAAGAAGGCTAGAAACAATGCCTTGCGGAGGTGGATCACCTTTAGCTCATGGACTAACGCAATCAGCAAAAGTAGCAAAAAATGCTCTTTCAACAGGAGATATAGGTCAAGTTATTGTTGTAGGGATCACTGATGGCCGAGGAAATGTACCATTAGGATTATCTCTAGGACAAAATGAGGTTGAGGGAAAAGGTAACGAAAATGAAAATGTCAATTTAAAACAGGAGGTTCTAGATATCGCTTCAAAATATCCCATGCTCGGGATAAAACTCTTAGTAATTGATACCGAGAGAAAATTTATAGCAAGTGGATTTGGTAAAGAGTTAGCAGAGGCTGCTCAAGGGAAATACGTCCAGTTGCCAAAAGCTACAGATAAAGCAATCGCAGCTATGGCTTTAAATGCTATCAATGAATTCTAAGTATTTCTTATGGATAAATTTCGTTAAGAAATTTTGAAAGTCCAATCGTTAAATCTCTTATAGATTTAGTTAATTCTTTATCTTGTGTTAATTTTTCAAAATCATCGCTCATACCATCTATTTTGGTTGAGATAGACCTAGCAGCATTAATTGTCAATTTAATGTCATTAAGGGTTTCTTTATCATCAATAGTAGACAAAATGTTATTTAAATGATTAGCAGCGATTGTAATTTCTTTTATTAGAGGCTCAACTCTTTCTAGTTCTTTTTTTGATAAATAAATTAATTCATCAAGATTTTCTTGTGTCCTATCAAATTGGTCAATTGAGTTAACGATGTTTTCAATTAAGTTTTCTTGATTTGTGTCTTTTAAAAGTTGGCTTATTTTATTAGTTATATTTGAGAGACTTGATAGTTGTTTACCTGTGATAGTGTCTCCTTGACAAATAATTAATTTGGTATTGCATTTTTCGGAAATAGGTTTTGCAATGTTTTTAGGAATTGTCTTGTCACTAGTTTCTAAAGCAACTTGTACATCTCCTCCAAGGAAAGAATTTGTAACTACCCTTGCAAATGCTGGCCTTGGCAGAATAATTTCAGGATTATTTAAAACTATTTTTGCTTTAATTGATTCATTTGTGAACAAGATATCTTCTATCGATCCAACTAAGATTCCTCTGTAAGTAACTGGAGATTTTTTTGATAAACCGCTTGCGTTATTGAATTCAGCAAAGAGGTACCAATTTTTTGTAGATAATCTCACTCCTCTTAGCCAAAAAGAAAAAAATGTGAATGTTAAAATTCCTCCTAATAAGGAAAACCCAACTATTGAATCTCGTAAGCTTCTACGCATAATTTCTAAATGTCTTTCGGTTGCATTGGACCATCAAGTTTCCCATTCCTAAATTGAAATACATAGGGATCTTTACTCTTTTTAAATTCATCAATAGAGCCTGCCCATCTGAATTTGCCTCCATAAAGCATTAAAACTTTATCTGAAGTTCTTTCTATAGTACTAAGAACATGGCTAACCACAATAGATGATCCGCTAGCTTTATGATTTGTCTTATTAATCAAATCTTCAATTCTTGATGAGGCAATGGGATCAAGACCGGCAGTTGGTTCATCAAAAAGTAATAAAGGTTTAGACTTTGCATTAAGAGTTTGATCAGTAATTAATGCCCTAGCAAAACTTACTCTTTTTTGCATGCCTCCACTTAATTCATTTGGAAGTTTATTCTCAACATTAAATAATCCTACCTCAGCTAAGCATTCACGTACTATTTCATGAATTGATTTTTTTGATAGATTTTTATTTCTCTTGAGGAGAAAACCTACATTTTCTTCAATAGTTAGAGATCCTAATAAAGCCGGGTTCTGAAAAACTAGTCTTACATCAGGAGGATTATTTTGATCTAATCTCAAATATGTTTGCTTCTCACCAAATATTCTTAATTCTCCTTTGGTAGGTAAAATTAGTCCTGCTAAAATTTTTAATATGGTTGATTTGCCAGAACCTGAGGGGCCAACAATAGCTAATTTTTCTCCATCATTAAGTTCAAAATTTATTTGATTAAGCACATTAACTTCCCCCCAGTTTATTGAGAGGTTTTTTGTTTCAACTGCATGCTTTGATTTTTTCAAAACTTATATAAAAAACATCTATATATTTCATTTTGCCTATTTTTAGAAATAAAAAAAGGATGTATGAATTTGATTTATAATGATTTTATATAGTCTTTAAATTTGAGAAAAATAATTCAAGAGGTTTTTTAATGTATAAGCGTAAAAAAAGGGTAAGAAGGTACTATAAAAACTTTAAAAAGTCTAATTTTGCCTTGTTTAACAAAATCTTAAGAATTTTGAGTTGGCTTTTGCCAGGATTGGTAATAAAAAGATGGATGCTTACATCTGCGGTAGGATTTTTGACTACATTATTAGGCTTGGTAATTTGGACAAATTTAAGACCGCTCTATTGGCTTATTGAAATCTTTTTTTCAGTAATGACAGGTTTAACTAGTATTTTGCCTGTTTCATTTATGGGACCATTGATTTTTGTTATTGGAATATTATTAATAGGGATTGGACAAAATAGAAGTATTAATTCTATTCAAAAAGCGCTTGTTCCAGAAAAAGATACATTTTTAGTTGATGCATTAAGAGTTAAAAGTAAATTAAACAGAGGCCCAAATATTGTTGCAATTGGGGGAGGTACAGGCTTATCTACTTTATTGAAAGGCTTAAAAAACTATAGTAGTAATATTACAGCAATCGTAACTGTATCCGATGATGGTGGAAGTAGTGGAATTCTCAGAAAACAATTAGGTGTGCAACCTCCTGGAGATATTAGAAATTGTTTGGCAGCCTTATCTAACGAAGAACCAACTTTAACTAGATTATTTCAGTACAGATTTTCAGAGGGAACTGGTCTGGAGGGCCATAGTTTTGGAAATCTATTCTTGTCAGCTTTAACAACAATTACAGGCAATTTAGAAAAAGCAGTTCAAGCCTCTAGTAAGGTTTTGGCGGTACAAGGTCAAGTTTTACCGGCGACAAATATTGATGTTATGTTATGGGCCGAATTAGAAGATGGTGAAAAAATTTTTGGTGAAAGCAAGATCAGTAAATCTAAAAAATTAATTTCGAGGATTGGTTACCTACCTGAAAACCCTTCAGCTCTTCCAAGTGCTCTTGAATCTATAAAAGAAGCTGATTTAATTATTCTTGGCCCAGGTAGTCTTTACACTTCTTTATTGCCTAATCTGTTAGTACCAGAGATAGTAGATGCTTTATTGCAAAGTAATGCTCCCAAAATCTATATAAGTAATTTGATGACTCAGCCTGGAGAAACAGATGGACTTGATGTCTATCAACATATCAAAGCAATAGAAAAACAATTATTAAATTTTGGAGTTAATACTCGAATTTTTGACTCAATATTATCTCAGACTCAATTTGAAAAGTCTCCATTAGTAGATTATTACGAAAGTAGAGGGGCAGAGCCTGTCCAATGTAATAAAGAAAAACTATTATCTGAGGGTTATTATGTTTTGCAAGCACCACTATATGCAAAAAGAATAACTCCAACACTAAGACATGATCCAAGGAGACTAGCAAGAGCAGTTATGTTTATTTACCGCAAATTAAAAAAAATAAACTAATAAGCATCCTGAAGTTCATAGAAATCTGGCTGAATATAATCTTTTCTCAATGGCCATCCTCTCCAATCTTCAGGCATTAATAATCTTTTTGGATTGGGATGATCAATAAAATTTATTCCATACATATCAAAAGTTTCTCTTTCTTGCCAATCACTTCCTTTAAAAATTTCGTACAAACTAGGGATTGATAAATCAGAATCTCTTTTTAAGAAAACTTTTAATCTGACTTCTTTAATTTTTTCAATTTTTTGAAAATCATCAACAGTTATAAAATGGTAGAAACTTACAAGATTTTTGCCTGGTCCCTCATCATATCCTCCTTGACATTGGAGATAGTTGAAACCGTAATTTCTCAAGGCAGATACCGCTTCATATAATTTGCTAGGTTGCACAGAAATGTTTTCAATTCCTATATGATCATCAGATAAAGATTGATTTGGTATCCCATCTTTAGACAAAGATTGACTTATAACCCCTTCTTTTTCTATTGAAGTATCTGAGGATGTAGCTTGGCTGTCTTTTTCCATTAATCTTCTACAGAATTAATAATTTCAGTTTTTTCAGTATTTTCAGGTAATTCTGTTATTTTTTCTTTTTTGGAAGGGGGTATTACGTTAGCTGAAGTTTTGTTTAGATATTCACCTGTATTTTCTGAGAAAACGAGATTCATTTCGTGATCAGATGTTATGTATCTGTGAGTTTGTTCTGTTTTTGTGCGCTCTAAAATTGATTCATTACCAACTTTTTTTCTTAATTTAATTACAGCATCAAAAATTGCTTCTGGTCTTGGTGGACATCCTGGAAGGTATAAATCAACTGGTATCAATTTATCAACGCCTCTTACAGCAGTTGTAGAATCTGCACTGAACATACCACCTGTGATTGTGCAAGCACCCATAGCGATAACATACTTTGGTTCAGGCATTTGTTCATAAAGCCTAACAAGGGCTGGAGCCATCTTCATAGTTACTGTTCCTGCAACTATTAGCAAATCTGCTTGCCTTGGCGAGCTTCTAGGTACTAATCCAAATCTATCAAAATCAAATCTAGATCCAATTAATGCAGCAAATTCTATAAAACAACAAGCTGTTCCGTACAAGAGAGGCCATAAACTGCTTAGTCTAGCCCAATTATGAAGATCGTCTAAGCTTGTCAATATAATATTTTCGCTCAAATCTGTAGTAACTTGGGGTGCACCAAGAGGATTGCAAGTCCCTTCTCGAATTTCTCTTATTGCTTTTGGGGATAATTGTGGTTTCAATTTTTTAACTCCATTCTAAAGCACCTTTTCTCCATGCATATGCTAAGGCAATAACAAGTATTGCAATGAAAATCAAAGCCTCAATAAAAGCTAATAAGCCTAATCTATTGAAAGCAACAGCCCAAGGATAAAGGAATACTGTCTCAACATCAAATATAACGAAAACCAAGGCAAACATGTAATAACGAATATTAAATTGAATCCATGCTCCTCCTATAGGCTCCATTCCGGATTCATATGTAAGTTTTCTTTCCCCTGTTCTGCCTTTTGGTGCAACGATGAGATTAGTAACTAGAGCTAATACTGGTACAGCTGCGGCAATTAGAAGGAAACCTAAAAAGTATTCATAGCCAGTTAATAAAAACATCTTAAAAATTAATTTTGAATAAAAGTCGCTTAATTAAGCAAAATCTTTTAAAGTTCTTAAAGAACAATAATAAGCCGTGAGTGAAAACATTCAACCAGCCTCTGAGGAAAACAAAATAGTTGAAGCCCTTGAGAAAGAAAAACTTTCTGAAAACTCCTCAGGAGTAAATGTTGAACAACCTGTCCTTAATTTAGAACAAAATAGATTCGAATGTAGAAGTTGTGGATATATTTATGATCCGTCTGAAGGAAATAAAAAATTAAACATACCTAAAAACACTCCTTTTTCAGAGTTAGATGGAAATACCTTCGCTTGCCCTGTTTGTCGAGCGGGTAAAAATTTTTATAAGGATATAGGTCCTAAATCTAAACCTAGTGGTTTTGAAGAAAATTTAGTTTATGGGTTTGGTTTTAACAGTTTACCTCCTGGACAAAAAAACATATTGATTTTTGGAGGTCTGGCGTTTGCTGCCGCTATGTTCCTTTCTTTGTACTCTTTGCATTAATATATACAAATGAAAAAAATTATTACTAGTATTCCCAATCTTCTTTTATCAGTTCTCCTTTGTTTTGTATTGAGCAGTTGTTCATCTACAGGAGTAAAGATGAGTGATAGCAGCCCTTGGAAAACAATTCAGTTTGAGGACCAGGCTAATGCTTTAGATGTTGATTTTATAGATAATAAAAATGGATTTTTAGTAGGTTCTAATAGACTTATTATGGAATCTAATGATGGAGGGGAAACTTGGGAAAAAAGAAATTTAGATTTACCAAGTGAAGAGAACTTTCGTCTTCTAGATATAGATTTTAAAGGGGAAGAGGGATGGTTAATAGGTCAGCCTTCATTAGTTATGCATACACTTGATGCAGGAAAGAATTGGACACGTTTATCTCTAGGTAACAAATTACCAGGCCAACCATTTCTAATAACAACAGTTGATGCAGGTGTTGCAGAATTGGCTACCACTGCAGGTGCTATATATGAAACATCAGATAGTGGTGAATCATGGAATGCAAAAGTTGTTGATGCATCTGGTTCTGGAGGTGTAAGAGATTTAAGAAGGACTAATAAGGGAGATTATGTCAGTGTAAGTAGTCTAGGCAATTTCTTTTCTACTTTGGAAAAGGATAGTGACGCATGGATAGCTCATCAAAGAGCAAGTAGCAAAAGAGTTCAAAGTATTGGTTTTAATCCAGAAGGAAGTTTATGGATGCTTTCTAGAGGAGCAGAAATTAGATTTAATGAAGATACTAATGACTTAGAAAATTGGTCAAAGCCTATTATCCCAATTCTGAATGGATACAATTATCTAGACATGGGATGGGATCCAAATGGTGATATATGGGCTGGCGGGGGTAATGGAACTTTAATAGTAAGTAAAGATCAAGGTAAAACTTGGAATAAAGATCCTATTGCTTCTGAATTGCCAACAAACTACATTAAAATAGTTTTTCTTGATAAGGAGGCTTTAGACAATCAAAAAGGATTTGTACTTGGTGAGCGTGGTTATATCCTTAAATGGAATAGCTAACTTTAAATAAATCGATTTAATAGTAAAAAAAAAATTAATTTTTGAAAGATTTAGCAACTGTCTGTAACCAACCTGTTAATTTCTTCGCGAACTTATGATTTTACACTGTAAGATCATAGGGTAAACATTTGTGATTATGGCCGCAGGTTCAACGGGTGAACGCCCATTTTTTGAAATAATCACCAGTATTAGATACTGGATTATTCATGCAGTAACATTACCAGCTATCTTTATAGCAGGCTTCTTATTTGTATATACAGGCTTAGCTTACGATGCTTTCGGAACTCCTCGTCCAGACAGTTATTTCCAATCATCTGAATCTAAAGCACCTGTCGTAACACAAAGATATGAAGCTAAATCTCAACTAGATTTAAGAACAAAATAACAATGACTAATTCTCAAGCTCCAATGCAGGCTGCTGAAGTCCGCGTTTATCCTATATTTACTGTCCGTTGGCTAGCAGTTCACGCTCTAGCTATTCCATCAGTATTCTTTTTAGGTTCTATTGCTGCTATGCAATTCGTAGCCCGATAAATTTAACTATCATGCAAGTAAACGAAAATCCTAACAAAGTTCCAGTTGAACTTAATCGTACAAGCCTTTATTTAGGCTTATTATCAGTCTTTGTATTGGGAATTTTATTTTCCAGTTACTTTTTCAATTAAATTAAAATCATGAGTAAATTAAAAGGACCTGATGGAAGAATTCCAGATAGACTTCCCGACGGTAGACCAGCAGTTGCATGGGAAAGAAGATGGACTGAAGGAACTCTTCCTTTATGGCTTGTTGCTACAGCAGGTGGAATTGCAGTTA encodes:
- a CDS encoding gluconeogenesis factor YvcK family protein: MYKRKKRVRRYYKNFKKSNFALFNKILRILSWLLPGLVIKRWMLTSAVGFLTTLLGLVIWTNLRPLYWLIEIFFSVMTGLTSILPVSFMGPLIFVIGILLIGIGQNRSINSIQKALVPEKDTFLVDALRVKSKLNRGPNIVAIGGGTGLSTLLKGLKNYSSNITAIVTVSDDGGSSGILRKQLGVQPPGDIRNCLAALSNEEPTLTRLFQYRFSEGTGLEGHSFGNLFLSALTTITGNLEKAVQASSKVLAVQGQVLPATNIDVMLWAELEDGEKIFGESKISKSKKLISRIGYLPENPSALPSALESIKEADLIILGPGSLYTSLLPNLLVPEIVDALLQSNAPKIYISNLMTQPGETDGLDVYQHIKAIEKQLLNFGVNTRIFDSILSQTQFEKSPLVDYYESRGAEPVQCNKEKLLSEGYYVLQAPLYAKRITPTLRHDPRRLARAVMFIYRKLKKIN
- a CDS encoding NAD(P)H-quinone oxidoreductase subunit J — encoded protein: MEKDSQATSSDTSIEKEGVISQSLSKDGIPNQSLSDDHIGIENISVQPSKLYEAVSALRNYGFNYLQCQGGYDEGPGKNLVSFYHFITVDDFQKIEKIKEVRLKVFLKRDSDLSIPSLYEIFKGSDWQERETFDMYGINFIDHPNPKRLLMPEDWRGWPLRKDYIQPDFYELQDAY
- a CDS encoding NADH dehydrogenase subunit K; the encoded protein is MKPQLSPKAIREIREGTCNPLGAPQVTTDLSENIILTSLDDLHNWARLSSLWPLLYGTACCFIEFAALIGSRFDFDRFGLVPRSSPRQADLLIVAGTVTMKMAPALVRLYEQMPEPKYVIAMGACTITGGMFSADSTTAVRGVDKLIPVDLYLPGCPPRPEAIFDAVIKLRKKVGNESILERTKTEQTHRYITSDHEMNLVFSENTGEYLNKTSANVIPPSKKEKITELPENTEKTEIINSVED
- a CDS encoding NAD(P)H-quinone oxidoreductase subunit 3; this encodes MFLLTGYEYFLGFLLIAAAVPVLALVTNLIVAPKGRTGERKLTYESGMEPIGGAWIQFNIRYYMFALVFVIFDVETVFLYPWAVAFNRLGLLAFIEALIFIAILVIALAYAWRKGALEWS
- a CDS encoding rubredoxin is translated as MSENIQPASEENKIVEALEKEKLSENSSGVNVEQPVLNLEQNRFECRSCGYIYDPSEGNKKLNIPKNTPFSELDGNTFACPVCRAGKNFYKDIGPKSKPSGFEENLVYGFGFNSLPPGQKNILIFGGLAFAAAMFLSLYSLH
- a CDS encoding photosynthesis system II assembly factor Ycf48; its protein translation is MKKIITSIPNLLLSVLLCFVLSSCSSTGVKMSDSSPWKTIQFEDQANALDVDFIDNKNGFLVGSNRLIMESNDGGETWEKRNLDLPSEENFRLLDIDFKGEEGWLIGQPSLVMHTLDAGKNWTRLSLGNKLPGQPFLITTVDAGVAELATTAGAIYETSDSGESWNAKVVDASGSGGVRDLRRTNKGDYVSVSSLGNFFSTLEKDSDAWIAHQRASSKRVQSIGFNPEGSLWMLSRGAEIRFNEDTNDLENWSKPIIPILNGYNYLDMGWDPNGDIWAGGGNGTLIVSKDQGKTWNKDPIASELPTNYIKIVFLDKEALDNQKGFVLGERGYILKWNS
- the psbE gene encoding cytochrome b559 subunit alpha, with translation MAAGSTGERPFFEIITSIRYWIIHAVTLPAIFIAGFLFVYTGLAYDAFGTPRPDSYFQSSESKAPVVTQRYEAKSQLDLRTK
- the psbF gene encoding cytochrome b559 subunit beta, which codes for MTNSQAPMQAAEVRVYPIFTVRWLAVHALAIPSVFFLGSIAAMQFVAR
- a CDS encoding photosystem II reaction center protein L, producing MQVNENPNKVPVELNRTSLYLGLLSVFVLGILFSSYFFN
- a CDS encoding photosystem II reaction center protein J, translated to MSKLKGPDGRIPDRLPDGRPAVAWERRWTEGTLPLWLVATAGGIAVIFVLGIFFYGSYQGVGAGG